The sequence below is a genomic window from Acaryochloris thomasi RCC1774.
TGACCGGAATACGATAGAACCCCTCAAAGTTAGTCTGATCCGGCTGACCTGGAGCAATGAACGGTTGCCCAGCCGCAAAGGAAAGCATTGAGCCAGGGATCA
It includes:
- a CDS encoding carbohydrate porin produces the protein IPGSMLSFAAGQPFIAPGQPDQTNFEGFYRIPVNDNITITPAVMVITDPNNIDQNALIQGVLRTTFSF